The segment GGCCAACATGGAGGTGAACGTGCAGTTTTGAGAAATCAGAGAACAGGAAATCACATGGTCGAATCGGCCAGAATAGTTGTGGGCGTGGACGGATCCGAGGCATCGCTCGACGCAGTGCGATGGGCCGCGTTCGAGGCAGCGCGCCGCCAGGCATCGATCGAATTGGTGACGGCAACCTCGATCGTGCCTCACACGCCCCTCGAGGCGCTCGATGTGCTGACCGACACTCTCGGCGACCGAGACGCAGCCGCCGACCGAATTCTGGCCGACGCGGTGGGCGTCGTGCACGAAGGTGCCGGGCCGACTCGAACGCACGTCGATACTCGACGCGAACACGGTTCGGCTGCAGCCGTTCTGACCGATACCGCGCGGCGTCCGGAGATGATCGTTGTCGGCGCGAGGGACCGCAGTGAGGTGGCCGACACCCTGCTCGGATCGGTCAGCACCGCGGTGGTGACGCACTCCCGGTATCCGGTGGTCGTGGTCAAGTCGGACTCGGACCGGGACGGCCCGGTCGTGGTCGGTGTCGACTGCACACCGAACAGCCAACCCGCCGTAGCCCTCGCGCTCGAGGAAGCATCGTTGCGCGGCGTCGATCTCGTCGCGGTTCACGCATGGAAGGACGCCGATCGGGGCAGCACCCTGACGCGCGATCTCATCGTGGATTGGTGGGAAGACGAAGTAGCCGCCAATGTTTCGCTTGCCGAGGCCCTCGCAGGCCTCGCGGACGACTATCCCGATGTGACGATCCGACGTGTAGTGGCGCGCGATCAGCCTGTTCGCGAAATCGCCCGAGAGTGCGAGCGTGCGCAACTGGTGGTGATGGGTAGCCGCGGACGGGGCGGTATGGCGTCGTTGCTTCTCGGATCGACTTCCATGGCCGTTCTCCACGCCGTCGACATTCCAGCGATCATCGTCCCCACCGACCGGTGAGTTGCCGGACGCTCAGCGACCGAACAACGACCGCATGCTTCGACGCTCCTTCGTGGGTGGCGTCGAATCCTCGCTGCAGGTGCAACGATCGGATGCCGCAACCGTCCGCATGACGGAGTCGACATGTTTGCCGCAACCGCCCCAGCCGGTCTTGTGGCATTTCTTGCAGGTGACGGGGTAACACATGAGAATCCTCCTGGTACGAGTCGGTCGGAAGTCAGGCCGGAACGTGCGCGTCGGCCCAGGCGTTGTAGCCGCCCAGCAGGTCCGAGACGTCGTCGAATCCCTGAGCACGCAGCAGCGACGCAGCCACGCTCGAGCGCCATCCTCCGGCGCAGTGCATCACGATCGGTTTGCCGGTCGGCACCTGATCGAGTCGAGTTCGCAACTGGGCCAGCGGGATCGGGATCGCTCCCGGTATCGTGCCGAAGTCGCGCTCACCCGGGTTGCGAATGTCGATGAGTGTCACCTCGT is part of the Rhodococcus sp. SBT000017 genome and harbors:
- a CDS encoding universal stress protein, with translation MVESARIVVGVDGSEASLDAVRWAAFEAARRQASIELVTATSIVPHTPLEALDVLTDTLGDRDAAADRILADAVGVVHEGAGPTRTHVDTRREHGSAAAVLTDTARRPEMIVVGARDRSEVADTLLGSVSTAVVTHSRYPVVVVKSDSDRDGPVVVGVDCTPNSQPAVALALEEASLRGVDLVAVHAWKDADRGSTLTRDLIVDWWEDEVAANVSLAEALAGLADDYPDVTIRRVVARDQPVREIARECERAQLVVMGSRGRGGMASLLLGSTSMAVLHAVDIPAIIVPTDR